In Antechinus flavipes isolate AdamAnt ecotype Samford, QLD, Australia chromosome 3, AdamAnt_v2, whole genome shotgun sequence, a genomic segment contains:
- the WDR53 gene encoding WD repeat-containing protein 53 codes for MAVKWTGGHSSPILCLDANKEGLVASGAEGGDLITWSQEGIPLGQTQFQGTDDVTCVRFSPTCPNKLYASHGEVISILDVRSFKGSIDSFHVNEEEINCLSLNETESFLASADDSGTIKILELENKRVSRSLRKHSNICSSVAFRPQRPQSLLSCGLDMQVMLWNLQKARPLWMVNLQEDETEEMGEQASSQLFNPALVHSLSVASCGNVFSCGAEDGKVRIFRVLGVKCEQELAFKGHTLGVSQVHFLPDSYWLLTGGNDGKVILWDVSSKVGKKQKSPIKFTHKKKIKTSVYPKQKRNDVLGTDEAISTELLPKLTVEHGEKVNWLLYTKIKGSGQILVADQSSCISVYPLNNF; via the exons ATGGCAGTCAAATGGACTGGTGGACATTCTTCTCCTATTCTGTGCTTGGATGCAAATAAAGAAGGGCTGGTGGCTTCAGGGGCAGAAGGCGGTGATCTCATAACTTGGAGCCAAGAAGGGATTCCATTAGGACAGACACAATTTCAAGGGACTGATGATGTTACTTGTGTCAGATTCTCCCCTACCTGTCCTAACAAACTATATGCATCTCATGGTGAAGTTATTAGCATTCTGGATGTCAGATCCTTCAAAGGTTCCATTGACAGTTTCCACgtgaatgaagaggaaatcaattGTCTTTCATTGAATGAAACAGAAAGCTTCCTAGCTTCTGCAGATGACTCTGGAACAATCAAAATCTTAGAACTGGAAAACAAACGGGTTAGCCGATCCCTGAGGAAACATTCAAACATCTGTTCTTCTGTTGCTTTTCGGCCTCAAAGACCCCAGAGCCTATTGTCATGTGGACTAGACATGCAG GTAATGCTATGGAACCTACAGAAAGCGCGGCCACTCTGGATGGTAAACTTACAGGAGGATGAAACAGAAGAGATGGGAGAACAAGCATCCAGTCAACTTTTTAATCCTGCCTTAGTTCACTCTCTTTCCGTGGCATCTTGTGGAAATGTTTTTAGTTGTGGTGCTGAAGATGGTAAAGTCCGAATTTTTAGAGTGTTGGGGGTCAAATGTGAACAGGAACTAGCATTTAAGGGCCACACATTGGGGGTGTCACAGGTGCACTTTCTTCCAGATTCCTATTGGCTTCTCACTGGAGGGAATGATGGAAAGGTAATATTATGGGATGTGAGCAGCAAAGTTGGGAAAAAACAGAAGAGTCCTATAAAATTCacccataagaaaaaaattaaaacatcagTCTATcccaaacagaaaagaaatgatgtTTTAGGAACAGATGAAGCAATAAGTACTGAACTCTTACCAAAGCTGACTGTTGAACATGGGGAAAAAGTGAACTGGCTcttatacaccaagataaagggGTCTGGACAGATACTTGTTGCTGATCAGAGTAGTTGTATATCTGTGTATCCcctaaataacttttaa
- the FBXO45 gene encoding F-box/SPRY domain-containing protein 1 yields the protein MRAGRGRGFGEAVGGAGEGTAPASEPDSASGAETAGGGRGGPRAAWGAAMAAPAAPPAAVAAAAPGASGGGAGGGGSGSPGAGGRLPSRVLELVFSYLELAELRSCALVCKHWYRCLHGDENSEVWRSLCARSLAEEALRTDILCNLPSYKAKVRAFQHAFSTNDCSRNVYIKKNGFTLHRNPIAQSTDGARTKIGFSEGRHAWEVWWEGPLGTVAVIGIATKRAPMQCQGYVALLGSDDQSWGWNLVDNNLLHNGEVNGSFPQCNNAPKYQIGERIRVILDMEDKTLAFERGYEFLGVAFRGLPKVCLYPAVSAVYGNTEVTLVYLGKPLDG from the exons ATGCgggcggggcgggggcgggggttCGGCGAGGCGGTCGGTGGGGCCGGAGAGGGAACCGCTCCTGCCTCTGAGCCGGACTCGGCCTCTGGGGCAGAGACGGCGGGAGGCGGTCGTGGCGGTCCCCGGGCAGCTTGGGGGGCGGCGATGGCGGCTCCGGCGGCGCCCCCGGCGGCTGTGGCGGCGGCGGCCCCGGGCGCTAGCGGAGGCGGTGCCGGCGGCGGAGGCTCGGGGTCGCCGGGGGCCGGGGGTCGGCTGCCGAGCCGGGTGCTGGAACTGGTGTTCTCGTACTTGGAGCTGGCGGAGCTGCGGAGCTGCGCGCTCGTGTGCAAGCACTGGTACCGCTGCCTGCACGGCGACGAGAACAGCGAGGTGTGGCGGAGCCTGTGCGCCCGCAGCCTGGCCGAGGAGGCGCTGCGCACCGACATCCTCTGCAACCTGCCCAGCTACAAGGCCAAG GTACGTGCCTTCCAACATGCCTTCAGCACCAATGACTGTTCCAGGAATGTCTACATTAAGAAGAATGGATTTACTTTACATCGGAATCCCATCGCCCAGAGCACTGATGGTGCAAGGACCAAGATTGGTTTCAGTGAGGGCCGCCATGCTTGGGAAGTCTGGTGGGAAGGCCCCCTGGGCACTGTGGCTGTGATTGGAATTGCCACAAAACGGGCCCCAATGCAGTGTCAGGGTTATGTGGCATTGCTGGGCAGTGACGACCAGAGCTGGGGCTGGAACCTAGTGGACAATAATCTACTACATAATGGGGAAGTCAATGGCAGTTTTCCACAGTGCAATAATGCACCAAAATATCAG atAGGAGAAAGGATTCGAGTCATCCTAGACATGGAAGATAAGACTTTAGCTTTTGAACGTGGCTATGAGTTCCTAGGGGTTGCCTTTAGAGGACTGCCAAAGGTCTGCTTGTACCCAGCAGTGTCTGCTGTGTATGGCAACACGGAAGTGACTTTGGTTTATCTGGGGAAACCATTGGATGGATGA